In a genomic window of Gavia stellata isolate bGavSte3 chromosome 30, bGavSte3.hap2, whole genome shotgun sequence:
- the YOD1 gene encoding ubiquitin thioesterase OTU1: protein MLRLRCKARSGTHPLPGLTAHSRLRDMQATLAALTGVPAPAQRLLLGFPPRSLDLSDGERRLGDLGIHSGDTLIVEEDTSKPKTDSPVVTKRTMSNSVREAVPVLARRVVPADNSCLFTSVYYVVEGGVYDPACAPEMRSLIAQIVASDPESYCEAVLGKTNREYCDWIRREETWGGAIEVSILSKFYQCEICVVDTQTVRIDRFGEDAGYTKRVLLIYDGIHYDPLERKIPDSDVPPQTIFSTTDDVVLAQALELADEARRKRQFTDVNRFTLRCMVCQKGLTGQVEAREHAKETGHTNFGEV from the exons ATGCTGCGGCTGCGCTGCAAGGCCCGGAGCGGCACCCACCCGCTGCCCGGCCTCACGGCCCACTCCCGCCTCCGCGACATGCAGGCCACCCTGGCCGCCCTCACCGGCGTCCCCGCCCCGGCCCAGCGCCTCCTTCTCGGTTTCCCGCCGCGGAGCCTGGACCTCAGCGACGGCGAGCGGCGGCTCGGAGACCTCGGCATCCACTCGG GCGATACTCTAATAGTTGAAGAGGACACGTCCAAACCCAAGACTGACTCGCCTGTAGTCACAAAAAGAACGATGTCCAACTCGGTTCGGGAAGCCGTCCCCGTGCTTGCGAGGAGGGTTGTTCCGGCAGATAACTCTTGTCTCTTCACCAGCGTGTACTACgtggtggagggaggtgttTACGACCCAGCCTGCGCTCCAGAGATGCGCAGCCTTATAGCCCAGATAGTCGCAAGCGATCCTGAATCTTACTGTGAGGCAGTTCTAGGGAAAACTAACAGGGAGTATTGTGACTGGATCAGAAGAGAAGAGACTTGGGGAGGAGCCATCGAAGTGTCCATTTTATCCAAATTTTACCAGTGCGAAATCTGTGTGGTTGACACACAGACAGTCAGAATCGACCGTTTCGGGGAAGATGCCGGTTACACTAAGCGGGTCCTTTTAATTTATGATGGGATTCATTACGATCCACTTGAGCGTAAAATCCCCGACTCGGACGTTCCTCCCCAGACCATTTTCTCCACAACCGATGATGTTGTTCTTGCGCAAGCATTGGAGTTGGCAGACGAAGCCAGACGGAAGAGGCAGTTCACCGACGTGAATCGCTTTACGCTGAGGTGCATGGTGTGCCAGAAGGGACTAACTGGACAAGTGGAAGCCAGAGAACATGCCAAGGAGACCGGACACACCAACTTCGGAGAAGTGTGA
- the C30H1orf116 gene encoding specifically androgen-regulated gene protein, with translation MPRKELGLGMAGCNSGSCDSMVSTASNHSQHSDNSYDYLSVEEKECLMFLEETIGSLDADSRVPTDETDYVEPSKLPGTCPKRDSVPWDLENGAPPLSVGQQRAAEQKNGKSISTFSSSASAPVPSPGYYSLPRSITVGNAQRANGASDSKATVRTVEDPVPVGKSSQEVAEEDRLDQANTRSHIKPLGSLIIQPPDPFQDDLVSHEWSRSNCLDAKKETAKETKAWTSWGQPEKSTLEEAPQDPDAKRGPPTAPKPRKLPPNIILKTSKTSPVPPTTEPGQKVKAPLLSSAGSQPGSASDTAAEKANLGHLDPKEREKARREALEKLGLPQDRREPSTHFQPTMHPQPREMAFPVPGEPEARCRAAEKSVPGIWQMNFKSNTLERSGVGLSSYMASAKEQSIKTSSSLGKMSFIERLAPSFLRSSRPRPASLGAGKDFAGLKEPGQVEQEKSSKRRSHPLQSFPKPPRSCVSVKISPKGATDENRREALKKLGLLKE, from the exons ATGCCTAggaaggagctggggctggggatggcTGGCTGCAACTCTGGCAGCTGCGACAGCATGGTCAGCACGGCCTCCAACCACTCGCAGCAT agcGATAACAGTTATGACTACTTATCTGTGGAAGAGAAAGAGTGTTTGATGTTCTTAGAAGAAACCATTGGCTCACTGGATGCAGACAGCAGGGTCCCTACCGATGAGACTGACTACGTGGAGCCCTCCAAGCTGCCCGGGACGTGCCCAAAGAGAGACTCCGTTCCCTGGG ATTTGGAAAATGGGGCTCCCCCTCTGAGTGTAGGCCAGCAGCGTGCAGCTGAACAGAAGAATGGTAAGAGCATCTCCACCTTCTCAAGCTCGGCTTCAGCACCAGTTCCAAGCCCAGGCTATTACAGCCTTCCAAGGAGCATCACTGTAGGAAACGCACAAAGAGCAAATGGAGCTTCTGACAGCAAAGCCACTGTCCGCACGGTGGAGGACCCAGTGCCAGTAGGTAAATCTTCACAGGAGGTGGCCGAGGAGGACAGGCTTGACCAAGCCAACACGAGAAGCCACATAAAGCCCCTAGGGTCTTTGATTATCCAACCTCCAGATCCCTTCCAGGATGACCTGGTGAGCCATGAGTGGTCACGTAGCAATTGCTTAGATGCCAAGAAGGAAACAGCCAAGGAGACCAAGGCTTGGACTTCATGGGGCCAGCCAGAGAAATCCACATTGGAAGAGGCCCCTCAGGACCCAGATGCCAAGCGCGGGCCTCCAACTGCCCCCAAACCGCGAAAATTGCCACCAAATATTATcctgaaaaccagcaaaaccagcccAGTGCCGCCCACCACGGAACCTGGCCAGAAGGTAAAAGCACCGCTTCTGTCCTCAGCCGGCTCTCAGCCCGGCTCTGCCAGTGACACCGCTGCCGAAAAGGCAAATTTGGGGCACCTCGACCccaaggagagggagaaagccCGGCGGGAGGCATTGGAAAAGCTTGGACTGCCGCAGGACAGGAGGGAGCCCAGCACCCACTTTCAACCTACCATGCATCCCCAACCAAGGGAGATGGCATTCCCCGTCCCTGGAGAGCCTGAGGCACGCTGCCGGGCAGCAGAGAAGTCGGTGCCAGGTATCTGGCAGATGAACTTCAAATCCAACACCCTGGAGCGCTCCGGCGTGGGGCTGAGCAGCTACATGGCCAGCGCCAAGGAGCAGAGCATCAagaccagcagctccctgggcaaGATGTCCTTCATCGAGCGGCTCGCCCCGAGCTTCCTCAGGAGCAGCCGCCCCCGGCCGGCATCCCTTGGAGCAGGGAAGGACTTTGCTGGTCTGAAGGAGCCCGGGCAggtggagcaggagaagagcagcaaGCGGCGATCCCACCCGCTGCAGAGCTTCCCCAAGCCACCCCGCTCCTGCGTCAGCGTGAAGATTTCCCCCAAGGGTGCGACTGATGAGAACCGGCGAGAGGCACTGAAGAAGCTCGGTCTGCtgaaggaatag